A region of Pyxidicoccus parkwaysis DNA encodes the following proteins:
- a CDS encoding acyl-CoA dehydrogenase family protein has translation MPNPFTEEHEAFRKTVRAFVEKEMTPHSLEWDRAGIFPRELFKKCGDLGFFGINHDPKYGGSGLDYWYVTAFAEELSRSYNAGVNMALLVQSQMATPIINEIGTDEQKREFLEPALKGEKIAALGVSEPGCGSDVASIKTTARRDGDDYVINGSKMWITNGTRADFITLAVRTGGEGYSGISLVTFPTDVKGFGVSKKLDKVGNLSSDTAVLYFEDCRIPARYVLGEENEGFYSIMTNFQGERLVGAITTVAGMDRMVEDSIRYGNEREAFGRPLLKFQVWRHKFVEHLTAIEAAKRLTYHAVDVYDRKEVPAVKEISMAKLFAGDLAQRVAYDCQQFFGGMGYVEETPIARMWRDVRLITIGGGTSEVMKEILSKLYGF, from the coding sequence ATGCCCAATCCGTTCACCGAGGAGCACGAGGCCTTCCGCAAGACGGTGCGAGCCTTCGTCGAGAAGGAGATGACGCCTCACAGCCTGGAGTGGGACCGGGCGGGCATCTTCCCGCGTGAGCTGTTCAAGAAGTGCGGCGACCTGGGCTTCTTCGGCATCAACCACGACCCGAAGTACGGCGGCAGCGGGCTGGACTACTGGTACGTGACGGCCTTCGCGGAGGAGCTGAGCCGCAGCTACAACGCGGGCGTCAACATGGCGCTGCTGGTGCAGAGCCAGATGGCCACGCCCATCATCAACGAGATTGGCACCGACGAGCAGAAGCGCGAGTTCCTCGAGCCTGCGCTCAAGGGCGAGAAGATTGCCGCGCTGGGCGTGAGCGAGCCGGGCTGCGGCTCGGACGTGGCGAGCATCAAGACGACGGCGCGCCGGGACGGAGATGACTACGTCATCAACGGCTCGAAGATGTGGATTACCAACGGCACGCGCGCGGACTTCATCACCCTGGCGGTGCGCACGGGCGGCGAGGGCTACAGCGGAATCTCGCTGGTGACGTTCCCCACGGACGTGAAGGGCTTCGGCGTCTCCAAGAAGCTCGACAAGGTGGGCAACCTGTCCTCGGACACGGCCGTCCTCTACTTCGAGGACTGCCGCATCCCCGCCCGCTACGTGCTGGGCGAGGAGAACGAGGGCTTCTACTCCATCATGACCAACTTCCAGGGCGAGCGGCTGGTGGGCGCCATCACCACCGTCGCGGGCATGGACCGGATGGTGGAGGACTCCATCCGCTACGGCAACGAGCGCGAGGCGTTCGGCCGGCCGCTGCTGAAGTTCCAGGTGTGGCGCCACAAGTTCGTGGAGCACCTGACGGCGATTGAAGCGGCGAAGCGGCTCACCTACCACGCGGTGGACGTGTATGACCGGAAGGAAGTGCCGGCGGTGAAGGAGATCTCCATGGCGAAGCTGTTCGCCGGAGACCTCGCGCAGCGCGTGGCCTACGACTGCCAGCAGTTCTTCGGCGGCATGGGCTACGTCGAGGAGACGCCCATCGCCCGCATGTGGCGCGACGTGCGCCTCATCACCATCGGCGGCGGTACCTCCGAGGTAATGAAGGAGATTCTCTCCAAGCTCTACGGCTTCTGA
- a CDS encoding efflux RND transporter periplasmic adaptor subunit, producing MWMAAVLATVVMTGCAKGHDKPGLPAEQGPAAMGVKAITPATELGANVTRVTGQVRSKQEATLSAQATGTLAKMNVKVGDKVKKGQTLAVLDTSNVSIGVEQARAVKQAADAALQLATSSLERARKVAEGGGMAAAALDQAEIGQKQAAAQAAQAAAAVKMAEENLRDMAIIAPFDGIITARMKNIGDTVAMMPPTPVFSLVDITGLEVRALVPESVVDKVKAGSKTSGTVSPSGMRFDVQVTTVGAVVDTTNRTVEVLADVVGETATPLRPGSLVELDFSSVGQADDKGLFLPAQAVSAKGQEGFVWVVQDGTVRKRDVRVERVLPGYVRVLQGLGADERVLADSSLDVKEGTAVRVVQ from the coding sequence ATGTGGATGGCCGCGGTACTGGCGACGGTGGTGATGACGGGGTGCGCCAAGGGCCATGACAAGCCCGGCCTTCCGGCTGAGCAGGGCCCCGCGGCGATGGGTGTGAAGGCGATTACCCCCGCCACGGAGCTGGGCGCCAACGTCACTCGCGTGACGGGTCAGGTCCGCTCCAAGCAGGAGGCCACGCTGAGCGCGCAGGCCACCGGCACCCTCGCGAAGATGAACGTGAAGGTGGGCGACAAGGTGAAGAAGGGCCAGACGCTGGCGGTCCTCGACACCTCCAACGTCTCCATCGGCGTGGAGCAGGCACGCGCGGTAAAGCAGGCGGCGGACGCCGCGTTGCAGCTCGCCACCTCCAGCCTGGAGCGCGCGCGCAAGGTGGCCGAGGGCGGCGGCATGGCCGCGGCGGCCCTGGACCAGGCGGAAATCGGCCAGAAGCAGGCGGCCGCCCAGGCGGCCCAGGCCGCCGCCGCGGTGAAGATGGCGGAGGAGAACCTGCGCGACATGGCCATCATCGCGCCCTTCGACGGCATCATCACCGCGCGCATGAAGAACATCGGCGACACGGTGGCGATGATGCCGCCCACGCCCGTGTTCTCCCTGGTGGACATCACGGGCCTGGAGGTCCGCGCGCTCGTCCCCGAGTCCGTGGTGGACAAGGTGAAGGCGGGCAGCAAGACGTCCGGCACCGTGAGCCCCAGCGGCATGCGCTTCGACGTGCAGGTGACCACGGTGGGCGCGGTGGTGGACACCACCAACCGCACCGTGGAGGTGCTGGCGGACGTGGTGGGCGAGACGGCCACGCCGCTGCGCCCCGGCTCGCTGGTGGAGCTGGACTTCTCGTCCGTGGGCCAGGCCGACGACAAGGGCCTCTTCCTCCCCGCCCAGGCCGTCAGCGCCAAGGGCCAGGAGGGCTTCGTGTGGGTGGTGCAGGACGGCACGGTGCGCAAGCGCGACGTGCGCGTCGAGCGCGTGCTGCCCGGTTACGTCCGTGTCCTCCAGGGCCTGGGCGCCGACGAGCGCGTGCTCGCCGACTCCTCCCTGGACGTGAAGGAGGGCACGGCCGTCCGCGTGGTGCAGTGA
- a CDS encoding efflux RND transporter permease subunit: protein MSPLKTFISRPIFTAMLMLAVVVFGINAYPRIGVDQFPDVDFPVVTVTTVLPGADPETIEKNVSDPMEEALNTLNGVEQLRSVNVENVSQIIVRFKLDTKVDVAAQDVRDRVQATLSKLPEEIETPVVEKFDIGASPIMTLSLSGPLPIEVLTKTAEDVVKPALQRQPGVGSIDVTGGREREIQLVVDPERLRGFGLAISDVSQAVKAQNLDVPGGRTMDNGRERVVRLTSEVKSVEELRNLIIASPNGAPVRVRDVADVVDGPAEARSGAKFGQRGAVALVVRKQSGSNTVQVAELIKESLGELNSQLPQGVKVEMVTDGAKFIRSSIAAVQFDLVLGGFLAVLIVLVFLRNLNSTLVAAIALPVSVVGTFAVMAALGFTFNIVTMLALTLSIGLLIDDAIVVIENIVRHLEEGATPMQAAQEGAGQIALAVLAVTLAIVAVFIPVAFMDGMMGKFFYQFGVTVAVAVMISYAVSMTLTPMLSSRMLRHHGSPTGVSAVVEKVLVATESGYRRLLAGILKRRALTLVVAVGVLFATFGLARFLKFTFIPEQDNGNIKLAVELPIGSTLQETSAELDALSAQAGALPGISSTFATVGGGVQEEVHKGEIIVNLVPVKERSFTQMELKAYLRRTIHPRPGVNVTVQDITGVAGGGARSQAVQFNLRGDNWQELITSAEKVRQAMLKNPGLADVDLTYRSGKPQYDVEVDRERAAQLGVPAASLGGTLRAFLGRDKFADYREGGDTYEVKLRLPPDVLASADALGKLTVRAPNGQLVELRNLARITPADGPVQIDREAQKRQITLLANLNSGYALSEAITFLNTYAAKELPKTVIYDFEGNAKELGKSVAAFGSALLLGIILIYMILAAQFESLIHPFTIMMSLPFALIGAIGALLITGQAMSMFALIGIIMLMGLVVKNGILLVDFTLQLREQGKTATEALLQAAPVRLRPILMTTIAMIAGMVPVAIARGDGAETRSPMAITIIGGLITSTFLTLGVVPVVYSLMDQLTEKLKRRRGPGLAPGAGHAPGPHGEPQPGVAAAARVETA, encoded by the coding sequence ATGAGCCCGCTGAAGACTTTCATTTCCCGCCCCATCTTCACCGCCATGCTGATGCTGGCGGTGGTGGTGTTCGGCATCAACGCCTATCCGCGCATCGGCGTGGACCAGTTCCCCGACGTGGACTTCCCCGTCGTCACCGTGACGACGGTGCTCCCGGGCGCCGACCCGGAGACGATTGAGAAGAACGTCTCCGACCCGATGGAGGAGGCGCTCAACACGCTCAACGGCGTGGAGCAATTGCGCTCCGTCAACGTGGAGAACGTTTCGCAGATCATCGTCCGCTTCAAGCTGGACACCAAGGTGGACGTGGCCGCGCAGGACGTGCGCGACCGCGTGCAGGCCACCCTGAGCAAGCTGCCGGAGGAGATTGAGACGCCGGTGGTGGAGAAGTTCGACATCGGCGCGTCGCCCATCATGACGCTGTCCTTGTCCGGCCCCCTGCCCATTGAAGTGCTGACCAAGACGGCCGAGGACGTCGTGAAGCCGGCGCTGCAGCGTCAGCCCGGCGTGGGCAGCATCGACGTGACGGGTGGCCGCGAGCGCGAAATCCAGCTCGTGGTGGACCCGGAGCGGCTGCGTGGCTTTGGCCTCGCCATCAGCGACGTGAGCCAGGCCGTCAAGGCGCAGAACCTGGACGTGCCGGGTGGCCGCACCATGGACAACGGCCGTGAGCGCGTGGTGCGCCTCACCTCGGAAGTGAAGAGCGTGGAGGAGTTGCGCAACCTCATCATCGCCAGCCCCAACGGCGCGCCGGTGCGCGTGCGGGACGTGGCGGACGTGGTGGACGGCCCGGCGGAGGCCCGCTCGGGCGCGAAGTTCGGCCAGCGCGGCGCGGTGGCGCTGGTGGTGCGCAAGCAGTCCGGCTCCAACACGGTGCAGGTGGCGGAGCTCATCAAGGAGTCGCTGGGCGAGCTCAACAGCCAGCTTCCCCAGGGCGTCAAGGTGGAGATGGTGACGGACGGCGCGAAGTTCATCCGCTCGTCCATCGCCGCGGTGCAGTTCGACCTGGTGCTCGGCGGCTTCCTCGCGGTGCTCATCGTGCTGGTGTTCCTGCGCAACCTGAACTCCACGCTGGTGGCGGCGATTGCGCTCCCGGTGTCGGTGGTGGGCACGTTCGCCGTCATGGCGGCGCTGGGCTTCACCTTCAACATCGTCACGATGCTGGCGCTGACGCTGTCCATCGGTCTGCTCATCGACGACGCCATCGTGGTCATCGAGAACATCGTCCGTCACCTGGAAGAGGGCGCGACGCCCATGCAGGCGGCCCAGGAGGGCGCCGGTCAGATTGCCCTCGCGGTGCTCGCGGTGACGCTGGCCATCGTGGCGGTGTTCATCCCGGTGGCCTTCATGGACGGCATGATGGGCAAGTTCTTCTACCAGTTCGGCGTGACGGTGGCCGTGGCGGTGATGATTTCGTACGCCGTGTCCATGACGCTGACGCCCATGCTGTCGTCGCGCATGCTGCGCCACCACGGCTCGCCCACGGGCGTGTCCGCGGTGGTGGAGAAGGTGCTGGTGGCCACGGAGTCCGGCTACCGCCGGCTGCTGGCGGGCATCCTCAAGCGCCGCGCGCTGACGCTGGTGGTGGCGGTGGGCGTGCTCTTCGCCACGTTCGGCCTCGCCCGCTTCCTGAAGTTCACCTTCATCCCCGAGCAGGACAACGGCAACATCAAGCTCGCGGTGGAATTGCCCATCGGCTCGACGCTGCAGGAGACGTCGGCCGAGCTGGACGCGTTGTCCGCGCAGGCCGGTGCCCTCCCCGGCATCTCCTCCACCTTCGCCACCGTCGGTGGCGGCGTGCAGGAGGAGGTCCACAAGGGTGAAATCATCGTCAACTTGGTGCCGGTGAAGGAGCGCAGCTTCACGCAGATGGAGCTGAAGGCCTACCTGCGCCGCACCATCCACCCGCGCCCGGGCGTCAACGTCACGGTGCAGGACATCACCGGTGTGGCCGGCGGTGGCGCGCGCTCGCAGGCGGTGCAGTTCAACCTGCGCGGCGACAACTGGCAGGAGCTGATTACGTCCGCGGAGAAGGTGCGCCAGGCGATGCTGAAGAACCCGGGCCTGGCGGACGTGGACCTCACGTACCGCTCCGGCAAGCCGCAGTACGACGTCGAGGTGGACCGCGAGCGCGCGGCCCAGCTCGGCGTGCCGGCGGCGTCGCTGGGTGGCACGCTGCGCGCCTTCCTCGGCCGCGACAAGTTCGCGGACTACCGCGAGGGTGGCGACACGTACGAGGTGAAGCTGCGCCTGCCGCCGGACGTCCTCGCGTCCGCGGATGCGCTGGGCAAGCTCACCGTGCGCGCGCCGAACGGGCAGCTCGTGGAGCTTCGCAACCTGGCCAGGATTACGCCGGCCGACGGCCCGGTGCAGATCGACCGCGAGGCGCAGAAGCGGCAGATTACCCTGCTGGCCAACCTGAACAGCGGCTACGCGCTGAGCGAGGCCATCACCTTCCTCAACACCTACGCGGCGAAGGAGCTGCCCAAGACGGTCATCTACGACTTCGAGGGTAACGCGAAGGAGCTGGGCAAGTCGGTGGCGGCGTTCGGCTCGGCGCTGCTCCTCGGAATCATCCTCATCTACATGATTCTGGCGGCGCAGTTCGAGAGCCTCATCCACCCCTTCACCATCATGATGTCGCTGCCCTTCGCGCTCATCGGAGCCATTGGCGCGCTGCTCATCACCGGGCAGGCCATGTCGATGTTCGCGCTCATCGGCATCATCATGCTCATGGGCCTCGTGGTGAAGAACGGCATCCTCCTGGTGGACTTCACGCTGCAGCTGCGCGAGCAGGGCAAGACGGCCACCGAGGCGCTGCTGCAGGCGGCTCCGGTGCGTCTGCGTCCGATTCTGATGACGACCATCGCGATGATCGCCGGCATGGTGCCGGTGGCGATTGCGCGCGGAGACGGCGCGGAGACGCGCTCGCCCATGGCCATCACCATCATCGGCGGCCTCATCACCTCCACGTTCCTCACGCTGGGCGTGGTGCCGGTGGTGTACTCGCTGATGGACCAGCTCACGGAGAAGCTGAAGCGTCGCCGTGGACCGGGTCTGGCGCCGGGCGCCGGGCACGCGCCGGGTCCGCATGGTGAGCCCCAGCCGGGAGTCGCCGCGGCGGCTCGGGTGGAGACGGCCTGA
- a CDS encoding MarR family winged helix-turn-helix transcriptional regulator, producing the protein MRRPDDKPALRAKPLAPAGEPKHDLHEEGDPADEGLPSGVDEDRSTPESRRLHELVVQLGRYRSLRDPLHDMCEDHQLTPTQVHALMWLGNDGPTNVGVLAQRVGITKKTITGVVDRLEDMKLVERARDAEDRRAVVARLTPQGAELYQQLNRSVNEGLRRLLEMMEAEDQEALFGLLERMLKRLATREQAV; encoded by the coding sequence ATGCGGCGGCCGGACGACAAGCCGGCCCTGCGCGCGAAGCCGCTCGCCCCCGCGGGCGAGCCGAAGCACGACCTGCACGAGGAGGGAGACCCGGCGGACGAGGGTCTCCCTTCCGGGGTGGATGAAGACAGGTCCACTCCGGAGTCCCGCCGGCTGCACGAGCTCGTCGTGCAGCTGGGCAGGTACCGCTCGCTGAGGGATCCGCTCCACGACATGTGCGAGGACCATCAGCTCACGCCGACGCAGGTCCATGCGTTGATGTGGCTGGGCAATGACGGTCCCACCAACGTGGGCGTGCTGGCGCAGCGCGTGGGCATCACGAAGAAGACGATTACGGGCGTGGTGGACCGGCTGGAGGACATGAAGCTGGTGGAGCGCGCCCGGGACGCCGAGGACCGACGTGCCGTCGTCGCGCGGCTCACCCCGCAGGGGGCGGAGCTGTACCAGCAGCTCAACCGCAGCGTGAATGAAGGCCTGCGGCGCCTGCTGGAGATGATGGAGGCCGAGGACCAGGAGGCCCTGTTCGGCCTGCTGGAGCGGATGTTGAAGCGGCTTGCCACCCGCGAGCAGGCGGTGTGA
- a CDS encoding CaiB/BaiF CoA transferase family protein, translating into MSSLPLTGLRVLDLSRLLPGPYATLVLADLGATVDKLEEPEGGDYVRQMPPLRDDVSGLFYGLNRNKRSVTLNLKTPEGREALKRLVRGYDVLVESFRPGVMDKLGVGEAVLRAENPRLIYCAISGYGQTGPDRLKAGHDLNYVARAGLIGYGGEAGGAPAFPGVQMGDIGGGSLFALVGILAALHERERTGKGRFVDVSMTDGAVAFLHMHLASRLFMGMEGGPLQRGSEPLNGGYACYGLYRTADDRWLAVGALEPKFFAGVLERLGRMDLMEDAYAPGEAGARVKAELTRLFAEHPLKYWQERFAGTDLCIEAVAEGDEVLNDAQLRARGLFVEAEDARLGRKVTHLLTPLRMGDTPLREPPSLGQHSREVLKEAGFTDEELKRLGH; encoded by the coding sequence ATGTCGTCGCTTCCGCTCACGGGCCTGCGCGTCCTGGATTTGTCGCGCCTGCTGCCGGGGCCCTACGCCACGCTGGTGCTGGCGGACCTGGGGGCCACCGTGGACAAGCTGGAGGAGCCGGAAGGTGGCGACTACGTCCGGCAGATGCCGCCCCTGCGCGACGACGTGAGCGGGTTGTTCTACGGGCTCAACCGGAACAAGCGCTCGGTGACGCTGAACCTCAAGACGCCTGAAGGACGCGAGGCGCTGAAGCGATTGGTGCGCGGCTACGACGTGCTGGTGGAGAGCTTCCGGCCCGGCGTCATGGACAAGCTGGGCGTGGGCGAGGCGGTGCTGCGGGCGGAGAACCCGCGCCTCATCTACTGCGCCATCTCCGGCTACGGGCAGACGGGGCCGGACCGGCTGAAGGCGGGGCACGACTTGAACTACGTCGCCCGCGCGGGCCTCATCGGGTACGGGGGCGAGGCGGGTGGGGCTCCGGCGTTTCCGGGCGTGCAGATGGGGGACATCGGCGGAGGGAGCCTCTTCGCGCTGGTGGGCATCCTCGCGGCGCTGCACGAGCGCGAGCGCACGGGGAAGGGACGCTTCGTCGACGTGTCGATGACGGACGGGGCGGTGGCCTTCCTGCACATGCACCTGGCGTCGCGGCTCTTCATGGGGATGGAGGGTGGGCCGCTTCAGCGCGGGAGCGAGCCGCTCAATGGCGGGTACGCGTGCTACGGGCTGTACCGCACGGCGGATGACCGGTGGCTGGCGGTGGGCGCGCTGGAGCCGAAGTTCTTCGCGGGCGTGCTGGAGCGGCTGGGGCGGATGGACCTGATGGAGGACGCGTACGCGCCGGGCGAGGCGGGAGCGCGCGTGAAGGCGGAGCTGACGCGGCTGTTCGCGGAGCACCCGCTCAAGTACTGGCAGGAGCGCTTCGCGGGCACGGACCTTTGCATCGAGGCGGTGGCGGAAGGGGACGAGGTGCTGAACGACGCGCAGCTCCGCGCACGTGGCCTCTTCGTGGAGGCGGAGGACGCGCGGCTGGGGCGAAAGGTGACGCACCTGTTGACGCCACTGCGCATGGGGGACACGCCGCTGCGCGAGCCGCCGTCGCTGGGACAGCACTCGCGCGAGGTGTTGAAGGAGGCGGGCTTCACCGACGAGGAGCTGAAGCGCCTGGGGCACTGA
- a CDS encoding SCP2 sterol-binding domain-containing protein, translated as MNAQDIIENEIPNVLKQKPELAKDINAIIHFDITGDNGGKWTVDLTKPDNWVSKGAEGTPKMTVSVSNDDFVKIREKKLNAQMAAMQGKLKFKPMDMGLAMKLAKLLA; from the coding sequence GTGAACGCGCAGGACATTATCGAGAACGAAATCCCCAACGTCCTCAAGCAGAAGCCGGAGCTGGCCAAGGATATCAACGCGATCATCCACTTCGACATCACCGGCGATAACGGTGGCAAGTGGACGGTGGACCTGACGAAGCCGGACAACTGGGTGTCCAAGGGTGCCGAGGGCACGCCGAAGATGACGGTGTCCGTGAGCAACGACGACTTCGTGAAGATTCGCGAGAAGAAGCTGAACGCGCAGATGGCCGCCATGCAGGGCAAGCTGAAGTTCAAGCCCATGGACATGGGCCTCGCGATGAAGCTGGCCAAGCTGCTGGCGTGA
- a CDS encoding response regulator, with protein sequence MVLVVDDDPDILEALSEILEAEGFEIRRARNGKEALERLEPEPPNLILLDLMMPVMDGWEFAQRMRQKPAVAGIPLIVLSADRNVGSKAADIGAVGHLAKPFELNDLLDMVRRSLNPSAASTSA encoded by the coding sequence GTGGTCCTGGTCGTCGATGACGACCCGGACATCCTGGAGGCGCTCTCGGAGATTCTGGAGGCCGAGGGATTCGAGATTCGCCGCGCCCGCAACGGCAAGGAGGCCCTGGAGCGGCTCGAGCCCGAGCCTCCCAACCTCATCCTGTTGGACTTGATGATGCCGGTGATGGACGGCTGGGAGTTCGCCCAGCGGATGCGGCAGAAGCCCGCGGTGGCCGGCATCCCCCTCATCGTCCTCAGCGCGGACCGCAACGTGGGCAGCAAGGCCGCGGACATCGGCGCGGTGGGGCACCTGGCCAAGCCATTCGAGCTGAATGACTTGCTGGACATGGTGCGCCGCTCGCTGAATCCCTCCGCTGCGTCCACCAGCGCCTGA